The Lolium rigidum isolate FL_2022 chromosome 1, APGP_CSIRO_Lrig_0.1, whole genome shotgun sequence region GGAGTGATGCTAAATTAGCTCCATGATGTATTTCTCTCTTTCTTTATATGTGTATATGTCGCCGCTGCTCAGACATTCAACACTTCTCTTCAAGCAGGTCGTGCAACCATTTCGGGCCCATCAGCATGCGAATGTACAACATGCCACTGTTCCACCAAACATGCCAGCGTGTGCGCCTAACCGTGCAATTAATCTCCACAAGTAAGCTTGCTTCTTATGTTTCTTTGGTTCCAGTTACATTACCAGTTACCTATGTGATATTGTATTGCGAAGTCATATATATTGCCTACGATGAGGTAATGTGCCAATTTCTTTTGCTCTGTTGAAGCAATAATTGCTGTTTCTTTGTTGTCTGTTAACAGCATCGATAGAAAACCAGAAGATTCCAGAGATGGCACGTTTAAATTTAAAGCTCAGCGATTGGATAAAAAGGTATCTGTCCTGAACAGCTCTATGCTCATATCTGAGCTAATTTGGAGCACCGTATTGGCTATTGAACAGATATTTTGATGATAATTCCATGTTCTTGGTGTTAGTTGATTTTTATCAGACAGATACATACATAATAAATATAGGATGCTGCAGCATTTTTATAGTTTGTTCAGACAACAGCTGCAGTCAATGATTGTCCTACTTTCCTCCTTTAAACAGATATTACAAAGCAAAGGAGATACTGGTTTATTTCAAAATGCCAAAAGAAATCCTACAGTGCCTAAGGTAGCTTTCTTGCAATATTCTTTTCTCTGTTTCTTCTTGAGGTATCTATTTATCAGAATATCCATGTTTTCTGGTTGACAATCCTAGGAATTCAACTTGTCAACATGCCGAAAGAGCAAGCAGGCTCCATTATCTGAGCTCTTTAACAAGGTTTGTACTGATAGCACAAACATGGATTGCCTTCAAATTACTTCAATCTGATATTTACGCAAATTATTTGGGCAGCTTTCTTTAACCGCCGAAGGCCGCCGTGCCATGGACCGCCAGGCAGTTGAACGTCCAAATTACATCACCACCAAGGTTAGTCGCTCGTTTCCGTTTCATTCTGTGTTTGCAATGCCCTTTCATGTTAATTCGAAGTGCTGAAATATCACCTTTTATTGCAAGGATTGCAAAGAGAACATGATTGGTGCCATTCGTTGCTAGCTCTGGTAAGTTGTTATTATATTTTAACTGCCCAGTAAATTGTGGCTTGCGAATTTGTTTTTACCAAATTGCATGACAGCCTACCATTTTCTATACCTTTTCAGACCTACTTAGTCAAGAAGAATATTTATACCGTTCTGTTTGACAAAGGCTGATTCAGAATCTCATTTCTGCACCTGCACAAAGGTAACCATGTCTTTCTCATTTTCCTGTGTATACTCCCCCTCACAGCTTCTCATGACCAGCATGGTGCTTCGAGTTTATTCCCAGCAATATGATTTCTTCTTTGTAAGCACAAGAGTGTGATTGCTAATCGTACTGCTAGTATATCGATCTTGCATCATTATGATATTGAAAACGTGCAATTCAGTTTGGTATGTTGACAGTGTCCTTCTCCATCTTGTTGTAGGCTAGGCGTCTCTTTTGGACAGTAGGACTCACAGGGGGGGTGGgctcatcctccctttcttcgtCAAACAAGATGAAGCCATACATTATTTGACATTAAGGCACCCGGCGATCTCTGGCGTCAGATAGTTTGGTTGATCCCCGAGACCAGACAGTTTTTCCCCGTCTTGGCCTGTCGCACAGGCGTTGCTGCCAGCCAGCGTAACTTAATTCCTTATCTGCTCGTGGAGATCCCTTTTTGTACAGCTTGAGTAGAAACCCAGCCATAGCTCGTAGCGGGTGGTGTGGGGGAAAGTGGCTGACCTGACCTGGTGGTGGTGTATCTGCCGTGGTTCTGAAGTTGTAAACAAACAACACCGCAATCATCTGGAAAAGTCCGTTCGCTTGCTATCTATGTCTTTCCATCATCCCTTCTTTTTATTATGGTTTGGGAAATGTCCTGTGCTCCTCCGTTTTTTCCAAAGAAGCCAGAACATACGTGTAATGTTGTTTTGGCCGATTCATCACAGGAATCTTGTTGCTACTTATAATTGGCAGCAGCAGGAATCTCTGCAGGTTCTTCAGAGCTTAATCGAGCAGTGCCGACACAGTACTTTGCTCAAGGCAGCGAGCGGTCAAGCTCGGTTGGAGCAGGCCGGCCGGCGGGGTCCCCGGAGCGGAGACGAGAAGACACCATGTAACCTCACATCGCGCATCGGTCTGTCCCGTCACAAGCCCAGGAATAAAGCGTCGTACCTGACGGCACAGGAGCTGGCTGCCGGCGGTATGCATGCATGGCGTCGTCGCTTCCAAATTCCTCGTATACCGGAGCCGATCGATCGGACGGCACGGCCGAGAGCTGCTCACGGGCACGCGTCGGATGTCTACGCAGGCGAGCAGTGTCCGACTGTTCGTGTttgggagaagaagatgccggtggTGGTGCCCAGGCAGCCACCGTGCGCGCGCTATCAGCTGCACGGGAGCGGCACGCAGCGTTTCGACAGTTGTTGCTGTGGGATCAGAGGCTTTTTCATGCTTCAGTTCGACACCAGACCCAGAGCAGCCGCTGCAGCGGCTGCCATGGCATGGCAAGTCTCCGTCAGCAGCGTGAGAGGACGTGTGCTTTCAGCTGCAGAACGCAGCTGCCATTGACTAGCTGACGAACGAGGGAGAGATCGGGTACGCCCTCGCTGCCTGGCTGGCTATGTATGGCAAGGTAAAAACGTTTCACACAGCAACAGAAACCGACTGTGCACACTATCTGCTGCAAACCTGTTACAGTATATTTTCTGTACAGATTATTCAGATTTAATTCTACTCCCATTTTACAGCAAATGGCAGGCATCTTGAGCTCGTATTAATACAAATGTAGACATATTAGAGTGTATGGCAGATTCCACCATGTTCTACTCACGTGTTGCATAAAGCACCATTTGGACGGATATTTTTTTGCTAGGTATTGCTCAAATATATTGAGATTTTCACCTCTTGATCATCTCATCAACCAATTAGCCTGGTTGACGGGTTGAGCCTCACATGTCAATGCATTAGTAAatgtataaaaaaattaaaaattaaaatgtcCTAAAAAAGTGTATCCTCAATATTTTTCCGGATGCACTCTATAATGTTATAGACTACATTCAATATGCTTATATGCATCATCATATTTGTTTACTTTAAAACGTATACTTATATTTTAGCACAAATACTTATAGCCCACCAAACAGATCATAGGAGAATAATTGTACTTACAAAAGTTATGATTTTTCGTAGATGCTTTATAGGGTGTGATTTACCTATTCATAAATTGTTCATACACAAGTTATACTCTATAAGGAATTGATAGAAAAATCATGAGTTTCGGATGAAAAATTATTTTCCTATGATTTGTTTAATTTTTCACTACTAATTGATTTATAAAACTACATAGGATATTTTTTAGCAACCATTGATGCTTCATATAAAATCTTAGTGTGGATCCATAAAAAAACATATTTGGATGCAAATTTTTATGATTTTTCAAaggttttagattttttttacatCAGTTGAAGCATTGAAATGCAGGGTACATTGCATAGATTAGATCACCACAGTGGAAACTGCATAAAATTCGTCAAAGTGATGGTTTGTGTAACACATAAAGTAAGAAATGATGAAGCTACAATTTCGGAAAGTACCATgtgcacatgagcacaagtgctcattggacttttggatttttgaaaattttcaaaacctcgctcttttatgttttcaaaaattatgacattaaatatgtagatagatttagacaagtagtcaaaaaagtcccattaaaaaatactttgtattttggaaacagtcagaaatttgtcttttttgcatctccaaaaatataacgtattttttgacgagacttttttgattccagtcctcgtatacacatctatctacatatttaatgtcataattcttgaaagcagagaaatatgagaatttgaaattttcaaaaatccaaaagtgaagggagcactgacttccatgtgcacaaaatccttgtcccaacaatttcggaaattttgaggatatatttcctccTCCACGAATTGAGTGCGAAAGTTCGCCGGAACAACTCAAGGAGAGAAGGAGATATGCATGATGGCACTGCCAGCTACTGCACACTAGTATCTGACAAACAAGCAGGACAGGGAAACAGGCATAAATACACATCAGCAGCTACACAGATCAGAGATTCAGAGAAAGCAACCACCACCGTACAGTCACAGTAGAGAGGCAGCGGAGCAAACTCATAAATACGGTAAACAAAAAAAATCAGGGCAACAGCATTTACATTGCACAATCCTGTGGATGCAGCAGGGCATGATGCTTCGCATGGTTCAATTCAATGCACCCCCAGAATCCAAAGAACTCATCTCGATCCTGACTGTATCTCTTGCCATCATCACAGCACATAAATTCTAGGGCTTTGAAGGTGCTCACGAGACATCTCTGAGTCTCGTTCTGATCCACCCTTGAATGCCCGAGAACTCGCTCCACGCAGCAATCTCAAATCTTGATTATGTTCTGACGAGACACTTCTAACACCCAATGCCAAGAAGAAaagcaaaaagaaaaaaggaggtgaagaacaatgGCACTGTCCATACATCCATCTACTTCAGAGATCCTACACCTATTTTCCTGCACTGTGCTACTATGCTTTCTTAGCTTCTTACTTCCAGCTCTCTCTACCTTGGGGAGGAGAAAATTTTGGGGTGAGGATTGGTCATCACATTGTGTGCTTGGAAATGACCTCGCCGAACCGAACAAACCactgctcgtcggaggagctgttgtCGCCGATGTCTGCACCACCATGGTCCATGTCAGGCGTCGTCGCTAGGTAGCGGGTGTAGTCGACTGTTTTCGAAGCTGTCACGGGCTTCACAGCGGGGGATGGCATGAGTGAGAGGAGCACCCTTGCGACCTCATGCATGGTTGGCCTGTCGATGGGGTGCCTCTTGGTGCACAGCAGGGCGAGCTGGAAGGCCTTCCGGACGAGGCCCATGTCGGTGCACGTCACTGACACCTCCGAGTCCACTGCCTCCATGACAGTGTTGTCATCAGCTCTCGAGAGTATCTACACATAGACAGAGGGTCATTCCTAAAAGCCATGGCAGCAGATCATGCTAAAGTTTATAATTGCACCTTATTTTTAAGAGTGACTTGCATTGTTCAATAAAAAGACAACAATAGCCTGATATGAGGAGTTCAGTGTGGGTGACTTACCAACTGATGCAAGTTGGAATCGTTGTCGACAGCCTTCAGCCCCGTGagcaactccagaagaacgatacCAAAGCTGTATACATCAGATTTCTCATTCAGCCTGGATGTCCGGGCATACTCTGGATCAATGTAGCCAATGGTTCCTAGCACATAAGTGGACGCATGGGACTTGGCAGCAGGGACAGTTTTTGCGATGCCGAAATCTGAGAGATGTGCTTCAAAGTGCTCATCcagcaagatgttagaggacttgACATCCCTGTGGACTATGCGAGGGTTGCAGTCATGGTGAAGATAGGCCAGCCCTTGTGCAGCACCAACTGCGATCCTCAGCCGTGTGTCCCAATCAAGTTTCACTTTCTTTGATGGACCTGAAACAGAAGTAGATGATATATCATGAGAAAATGCTTGTGAGACCGATAAATGCATGAAAGGAAACAGGATAAATCAAATGTCAGTAATCCTAACCGTGGAGAAGATCCCACAAGGAACCATTTTCCATGTAATCATAGAAGAGTAGGTTTCCATGAGGAGAGAGGGAGAAGCCATGAAGGCTCACAAGATTCCTGTGCCGGATGCTACCAACTGTCTCTAGTTCTGTCTCAAACTCGCGGGCACCATGGTTATATTGACTGTAGAGCCGCTTGACAGCAATGGCCTTGCCACTCTTGAGCACACACTTATACACAGTACTTGAAGCGCCATAGCCTATGATGTATTTCTCACTCAAATTCTCTGTCAGCCTCATAATATCATCATAGGTATGGATAGCCATGTCCATTTGAAGGAGTACTATCTTTGGAGGCCCTGAAAATTGTTAAGAAAAGATGAGATTGGTGATTTGTAAAGATATTGTTCTGGCAGAGAATACAGTTCACTGGCTTAGATGTACACAAACCTTGCACTGGTTTCTCACATGCTTTGACAAGTGGCTGTGGTCGATTTGTTTTATATATTGCCAATAGCATAACACAGAGTAATACGATGAAGCCTAAGACAATACATGCAATCCCCCACCGAGAAAGAACCACTGCAATATGAAGTATGTAAACACGAGTttgaaagcaaatggaatgaaaaGCTAACTATTAGCTTATGACTTGACTACTACCTTTTGGTCCAGTAGAATTGCCGCAACTGGAGTCTTTACAGCGAACACGCAGCATTGGATTGCCCAAGAAGCTGCATTTAGGTATTGGTTAATATCAGCAATTATAAGATAGTAACAGAAGGGCATCAAAGGTAGTAAGGGTATTCAATACCTTTCCATCGGAAATTTTGAGAAGTTCCTAGCCGATGGGACATGTCCAGAAAGGTTGTTGTATGAcaagttcctgaaaatttatagtATCCATAAACTAAATGCAGGCTAAGTAATCACCAATACTACATGGCAGAGCTTGCACACAAAACTTACAAGGTATTTAAGCTGAAGCAGTTAGCCAACTGAGCAGGTATCTCCCCAGCCAAACTATTGTTGTTAAGAATCCTTCATATGATAAAACACAGCACGGTAAATACTTGGGTGATTTTGGGATTTTGAAGTTCATAGTTCATGATAATAGCACGACGAAAGAGAACTCACAAACTATCAAGGTTCTGAAGTTGGCCTAGTTCTTCAGGGAGATAACCAGACATGGCGTTGTTGGATATATCACTATCAATGTTAAAATTAGGTCAGACAATTATCATCACAAGATTACCACCAACAGAACGCAAATACACAACTGACAAGGGTGTTCACTTACATTACTTGGACGCTTCTCAAGTTCCCGAACTCAGCAGGCACAGAACCACTAAGATGGTTTTTGCTCAAATTCCTATATTCAGAATTTAGAACATTAGGAAATTAGATCATATATATGCGATGAAACATGAATTATAAGAGGCTGGTGCTGAACATACAACTCAAGA contains the following coding sequences:
- the LOC124685000 gene encoding LRR receptor-like serine/threonine-protein kinase SIK1, which encodes MVVVLGLAAVAAEGGGDGEALMAVKAGFGNAANALADWDGGRDHCAWRGVACDNASFAVFALNLSNLNLGGEISPAIGELKTLQFVDLKGNKLTGQIPDEIGDCVSLKYLDLSFNSLYGDIPFSISKLKQLEDLILKNNQLTGPIPSTLSQIPNLKTLDLAQNQLTGDIPRLIYWNEVLQYLGLRGNSLTGTLSPDMCQLTGLWYFDVRGNNLTGTIPENIGNCTSFEILDISYNQISGEIPYNIGFLQVATLSLQGNRLTGKIPEVIGLMQALAVLDLSENELVGPIPPILGNLSYTGKLYLHGNKLTGEVPPELGNMTKLSYLQLDDNELVGTIPAELGKLEELFELNLASNNLEGPIPTNISSCTALNKFNVYGNRLNGSIPAGFQNLESLTYLNLSSNNFKGQIPSELGHIVNLDTLDLSYNGFSGPVPATIGDLEHLLELNLSKNHLSGSVPAEFGNLRSVQVIDISNNAMSGYLPEELGQLQNLDSLILNNNSLAGEIPAQLANCFSLNTLNLSYNNLSGHVPSARNFSKFPMESFLGNPMLRVRCKDSSCGNSTGPKVVLSRWGIACIVLGFIVLLCVMLLAIYKTNRPQPLVKACEKPVQGPPKIVLLQMDMAIHTYDDIMRLTENLSEKYIIGYGASSTVYKCVLKSGKAIAVKRLYSQYNHGAREFETELETVGSIRHRNLVSLHGFSLSPHGNLLFYDYMENGSLWDLLHGPSKKVKLDWDTRLRIAVGAAQGLAYLHHDCNPRIVHRDVKSSNILLDEHFEAHLSDFGIAKTVPAAKSHASTYVLGTIGYIDPEYARTSRLNEKSDVYSFGIVLLELLTGLKAVDNDSNLHQLILSRADDNTVMEAVDSEVSVTCTDMGLVRKAFQLALLCTKRHPIDRPTMHEVARVLLSLMPSPAVKPVTASKTVDYTRYLATTPDMDHGGADIGDNSSSDEQWFVRFGEVISKHTM